One part of the Ursus arctos isolate Adak ecotype North America unplaced genomic scaffold, UrsArc2.0 scaffold_14, whole genome shotgun sequence genome encodes these proteins:
- the DDX39A gene encoding ATP-dependent RNA helicase DDX39A yields MAEQDVENELLDYEEDEEPQAPPESTPAAPKKDVKGSYVSIHSSGFRDFLLKPELLRAIVDCGFEHPSEVQHECIPQAILGMDVLCQAKSGMGKTAVFVLATLQQIEPVNGQVTVLVMCHTRELAFQISKEYERFSKYMPSVKVSVFFGGLSIKKDEEVLKKNCPHVVVGTPGRILALVRNRSLNLKNVKHFVLDECDKMLEQLDMRRDVQEIFRLTPHEKQCMMFSATLSKEIRPVCRKFMQDPMEVFVDDETKLTLHGLQQYYVKLKDSEKNRKLFDLLDVLEFNQVVIFVKSVQRCMALAQLLVEQNFPAIAIHRGMAQEERLSRYQQFKDFQRRILVATNLFGRGMDIERVNIVFNYDMPEDSDTYLHRVARAGRFGTKGLAITFVSDENDAKILNDVQDRFEVNVAELPEEIDISTYIEQSR; encoded by the exons ATGGCAGAACAAGATGTGGAAAATGAGCTTCTGGATTATGAGGAAGATGAAGAGCCCCAGGCTCCTCCAGAGAGCACTCCTGCTGCCCCCAAGAAAGATGTCAAGGGTTCCTATGTTTCCATCCACAGCTCTGGTTTCCGGGACTTTCTGCTGAAGCCAGAGCTCCTGAGGGCCATAGTGGACTGTGGCTTTGAGCATCCATCTGAGG TCCAGCACGAGTGTATTCCCCAAGCCATCCTGGGCATGGACGTCCTGTGCCAGGCCAAGTCTGGGATGGGCAAGACGGCGGTCTTCGTGCTGGCCACCCTGCAGCAGATTGAGCCGGTCAACGGACAG GTGACAGTCCTGGTCATGTGCCATACGCGGGAGCTCGCCTTCCAGATCAGCAAAGAATATGAACGCTTCTCCAAGTACATGCCCAGTGTCAAG GTGTCTGTGTTCTTTGGGGGCCTTTCCATCAAGAAGGATGAAGAAGTATTGAAGAAGAACTGTCCCCATGTCGTAGTGGGGACACCAGGCCGAATCCTGGCACTAGTGCGAAACCGGAGCCTGAACCTGAAGAACGTGAAGCACTTCGTGCTGGACGAGTGTGACAAGATGCTGGAGCAGCTGG ACATGCGGCGGGACGTGCAGGAGATCTTCCGTCTGACGCCCCACGAGAAGCAGTGCATGATGTTCAGCGCCACCCTGAGCAAGGAGATCAGGCCCGTCTGCAGGAAGTTCATGCAAGAC CCCATGGAGGTGTTTGTAGATGATGAGACCAAGCTCACGCTGCACGGACTGCAGCAGTACTACGTCAAGCTCAAGGACAGCGAGAAGAACCGCAAGCTCTTCGATCTCCTGGATGTGTTGGAGTTTAACCAG GTGGTGATCTTCGTGAAGTCAGTGCAGCGCTGCATGGCCCTGGCCCAGCTCCTCGTGGAGCAGAACTTCCCTGCCATCGCTATCCACAGGGGCATGGCCCAGGAGGAGCG TCTGTCACGCTATCAGCAATTCAAAGACTTCCAGCGGCGGATCCTGGTGGCCACCAATCTGTTTGGCCGAGGGATGGACATTGAGCGAGTCAACATCGTCTTCAACTATGACATGCCTGAGGACTCGGACACCTACCTCCACCGA GTGGCCCGTGCAGGTCGCTTTGGGACCAAAGGCCTGGCTATCACTTTTGTATCTGACGAGAatgatgccaaaatcctcaatgACGTTCAGGACAGGTTTGAAGTGAACGTGGCAGAACTTCCTGAAGAAATTGACATCTCCACATATA TTGAGCAGAGCCGGTAA